In Planococcus sp. MB-3u-03, the DNA window AACACTTAACAAACTTTACATTCAGTTGTCAGCGCAAAGAAAAAAACCGCTGTATCAGCGGCTTTTTTATCATCTGTAATCTGCACGAGTCATTCGCCCATTGTATGGCAGCCTTTTTTGCTGCTCCAAATCACGTTCACGGTTCTCGATCTTAGCGGCAATGATGCCAAGCAAGGTGCCGAATGCAGCTCCTGCGGCTACTTCGATCGGCTGATGACCGAGTAATTCCTTCAACTCTTTATCGCGCTCCACAAATTCAAAGCTCGGAAACTCCCCGGAAATTTTCGTGAAGCTGTCCTCGAGGTCGTTAACAAGACGTGCAATTTCGCCTGTATGGCGGCGTATGCCTTGCGCATCGTACATGACGATGGCGCCGAATACGACCGCTAGTGCCGTTTCCGTATGGCGTGCACCTTTATTGGAAGCGACGTATGCGGCGAGTGCCGACACTCCTGCTGAGTGGGAACTCGGCATTCCGCCAGTCGTAAACGCTTGCTGCCAATCCCATTTCCCTGCCACCACTTTATGCGTGACGATTTTCAATCCTTGTGCGATGCCGATCGCCCCGAGTGACGTGATCATTCCGCGGTTCATCTTTCTCATCTTTTCATCCTCCAATACAGTAGCTGCTGCGGCTTATGCCGCCTGATAACTCCCTTTACCCTGAAATCCCTAAAGATATGTAAAGGCAGGGAATATTTTTGGAGGAACCGCTTCAAAAAGCGGCTTTTCCGTTTATTTTAATTGCAAATCAACTTCAAACTTCACATCTGGCGTGATAGCGCCTTTGCTGCCGAAGATTGAATACGCCGGATACGAAGGAAGCAAACTTTTCGTCGGGGAAGGAATCGAGTTCGCTGCGGTCAATAAAATCGGCGCGTCTTTTTTAGCCGCAAGTACCGATCCCGCTAAAGCGTCCGGGAAGTTCGTGCCGGTGGCGATAAAGGCTTTCTGTTTCCCCATCGGCAAGCCTTGGTTGATCAACTTGCCGGTATCGTAGCGACTGGTTCCACCGTACCGCTTAGCGCCGGGCAATTGGGCCATGACGGCATTGCTGACCGCGCTTGTGCCTCCGGTGACAATCGTCGAACCTTTACCGGCTAGGGCAGCTTTCGTTTCAGCCGGCAATGTGCCCGTCCGCGTCAGCAAAATCGGGATGCCATTTTTCGCTGCATAAGGGGAAACGGAAAGGACATCCGGGAAATTCTGGCCGTTGGAGACGACTGCCCGGTCACTCGTAATTTTTTTAGCGATCAGGGCGGCCGTCTCATAGCGCGTCTTGCCGCCGATGCGATCTACGCTATTCACCAGCTGGCCCACTTGCTGTTCAACAGTTGCCGATAACGCCCCGTTGCTGCCGAGAAGAATGGCTTTGCCAGGCTTCAAACGACGGATTTCAGCTGCTGCTGCCGGGTGGAGGGCATCCCCTTTTGTCAGCAGGATCGGCGCATTTTCTTTGTAGGCAAGCGGACCACCCGCCAATGCATCAGGAAAGTCAGTACCTGTCGCAATGATTACTGTCGAAGCCGAGCTCCATCCGGCTTTGGAAATGGCAACCGCCGTGTCATAGCGGCTGGAACCAGCCAATCGGTCCGACCAATGGCTTGCATCCAAAGTCAATGCACGGTCTACATTAAGGCGGCCATAACCGTAATAGACATCTTTTCCAGCCGTCCCAAGATCTTTCGCAGTCAGCATCAAACGCCCTGCGACATCGGTATTGCTGAGTTTCGGTTCATTCGCCTTCAGTAGCGCTGCAGCCCCCGAGACGATTGGCGTGGACATGGAAGTGCCGTCCATTCCCCCGAATGATTGATCAGGGAATATGGAAAAAACGCCTGTTCCCGGGGCAGCGATATCGATCGTTTTACCGAAGTTCGAAAAACCGGAGCGCATATCCGCAGCATCGGTCGAAGCGACGGATAGTACTTCTTGATATGCTGCTGGGTAGTAAGGGGAACTAATGCCATCGTTGCCGGCTGCTGCCACGACGAGAACGTTTTTGGAATGCGCATATTGCACAGCTTCTCTCAGGACGTTCGTGTCGGAATATGCCACCAGGCTCATGTTGATGATGTCAGCCCCGTTATCGACTGCATGATAAACGCCAGCAGCAACGTCCGAGATAAAGCCATCCTCGCCATCGAATACATCAATTGGCATGATGCTCGTCGACGGTGCCACGCCAACACCGAATAATTCATTGTCCATGTTGCCGGCGATAAGCCCGGCTACATGTGTCCCGTGGATCTCTACACTGACGCTTCCAGGTTTTCCAGTGATGATATTGAACGGGGAAACGATGCGCCCTTTCAGATCGGGATGCAGCAAGTCAAATCCATCATCGATTATCGCCACAAGCACATCGGCTTTCCCGGTCGTCTTATCCCAGGCGGATTCTGAACCGATGAGCCGATGGTGATATTGATACCCTGCGTAAAACGGGTCGCCCGGTATGGCGGCCAATTCCACTCGCCGGTCTGGCTCGACGTATTCAACATCCCCTTGCTTGGAAAGCTCCGCCATAAACGATTCCACGCTCTGCCCTTGCGGCACTTCGAGTGTGACGATTTGCCCGTCGCCCGTTTTTGCTGTTGCGACTTTCTGTGCAGCAGCTGCACCTTCCATAGCGGCTTGTTCCCGCAATTTAACGATGACCCGGTCTGCCGGTTTATCTGTCGGTCCCTGCGCTTGCGCCGTTGTGCCAATGCCGATCAGAGAAAGGGCTAATGTCATAGCCGCCAATACTGTAGTTGTCTGTTTCATGGTCATTCCCCTCACATTCCCATAGTCTTTCCACCCTATATTTTCTGATAATTCAAATAGTTATTTACAAAAATTATACGACCTTTCCTGACAAATGCCTAGACAATGTAAAAATTCTTTTGAATTTCGATAAAAAATGGATATTAATCTCTACCCTTCGAAACCTATCTTTTAGCACTAATGGCATAAGTTTTATTTTTTTAATCAAAAAAACAGTTCTTTGTCAAATGGATGACAAGGAACTGTTAAAGCAATTAGCACTTATTTACTTAATTCGGATACTGGGGTTGGAATGACAGCTTCGTGAAGAAGAATCTCCAACTCTTCCATATAACGCGTTTTCTGTTGGGCTGTCCAGTTGAATACGCCTGCCATGTAATCCGCAGCGGCTTCTTTATGGGCATGTACCCAGTGGATATCGAAATACAATGCGCCTGTACGGCGGATAAAGAAATCGACCGGCTTGCAGACAGCTTCCGATTCGATACCATATTGCAGCATCGCATAGACGAGTGGATCGAGATTATGCTTAGCGGCCTCAGCCAATCCGTCTGTATAATGGCGCAACACATGGTCGACGTTCGCGCCGTAGCGATTGACGAGCAATTCCATTGCGTCTTCCGTGAGACCGAATTCGGCCGCTCGTTTCAAGCGGTCTGCTTTGAATGCTTTAAAGCCTTTAGAACCGCCGACTTCCCCGCCGGAAAGCTCCATTTTCTTCGTGGATACTTTCTTGAAAGCAGTACCGTATTCCTCTTGAAGTTGCTTAGTGACTAGGTCCATGATGCTTTCGCCCATTTTACGGTAACCGGTGAGCTTGCCTCCTGCAATTGAAATCAATCCGGAATCCGATACGAAGATTTCGTCTTTACGGGAAATCTCGGATGGGTCTTTGCCTTCTTCGTGGATCAGTGGACGCAATCCTGCCCAGCTGGATTCGATATCCGCAGCTGTAATCGCCACGTCCGGGAACATGAAGTTAACAGCTTCCAAAACGTAGTCACGGTCTTCCGTCGTCATCGTTGGGTGCGCGATATCCTGTTTGTATACCGTATCAGTCGTACCGACATAAACTTTGCCTTGGCGCGGGATGGCGAATGCCATACGGCCGTCCGGCATGTCAAAATAAATCGCTTGCTTGAGCGGGAAGCGCGATTGGTCGAATACCAAATGGATCCCTTTCGTCAGCTGCAAGGTCTTGCCTTTTTTCGATTTGTCTTCTTCGCGCAATGTGTCGACCCACGGGCCAGCTGCATTGACGATTCTTTTCGCGAAGATTTCGTGGATTGTGCCGTCAAGCTGGTCTTCCGCTACCACGCCGACCACTTTGCCGTTGTCGTAAAGGAAACCTTTAACTTTCACATAGTTCATCGCAAGTGCGCCCTTTTCAACAGCTTTTTTCATGACTTCCATCGTCAAACGCGCATCGTCCGTTTTGTATTCAACGTAATACCCAGCGCCTTTCAAGCCATCTTGTTTTACGAGTGGTTCGCGGCGCAGCGCTTCTTCACGTGAGAACATTTGGCGGCGTTCGCTTCTTTTAACCCCTGCCAGGTAATCATAGACACGGAGGCCAACGTTTGTGCTGAGTGGACCGAATGTGCCGCCTTTGTGGAACGGCAGCATCATCCATTCAGGTGTCGTGACGTGCGGCCCGTTTTCATAAACGATTTCGCGTTCTTTGCCGACTTCTGCGACCATCTTCACTTCAAATTGCTTGAGGTAGCGCAAACCGCCGTGCACGAGTTTCGTCGAACGGCTCGAAGTTCCTGCCGCGAAATCCTGCATTTCCACGACGCCTGCACGAACACCGCGTGCTGCGGCATCGAGCGCGATTCCTGCTCCTGTAATGCCTCCACCGATGATCAACACATCAAGTGGCTCCTGTTTCATTTGTCCATAAGTTTCTGTACGTTTTAAGCTTGAGAATTTCATTCTTAACCGACTCCTTTTCCAATATATTCCATATTAAAAAGAGAGACCTGTACACAGCCGCAGATTCACATCTGCTGTACTGGCATGGTCTCTCCTCGTCTCCGGCCATTTATCTCTCGTGTGATTAACTTGTAAGTTTAGTTGACGGGCTTGAATGTACGAGTTGCGGCTACCGCATTTTGCCAGCCTGTATACAGTCGCTCGCTTGTTTCGTCGGACATTTCCGGCTCGTAAGTTTTATCAAGCTGCCATTGTGCGGCAATCTCGTCTTTGTCTTTCCAGAATCCAGTTGCCAGGCCTGCCAAGTAAGCAGCCCCGAGCGCCGTAGTTTCTTGGATGCGCGGGCGTTCAACAGGTACGTGAAGCAAATCCGACTGGAATTGCATCAGCATATCGTTGCCGACTGCACCGCCATCGACGCGCAAAGTCTTCAATTCAATCTCTGCATCTTCTATCATAACATCTACAACGTCTTTTGTCTGATATGCGAGTGCCTCAAGCGTCGCACGAATGAAATGCGCTTTTGTCGTGCCGCGCGTCAAGCCGAATACAGCGCCTCTCGCATCGGTATCCCAGTACGGAGTGCCCAGCCCGACAAATGCCGGTACCATGTAGACACCGTCCGTCGAGTCTACTTGTTGTGCGAACTGTTCGCTCTCCGGTGCCGTCTCGATGACTTGCAGTCCATCGCGCAGCCATTGGATGGCCGAACCTGCGACGAAAATACTGCCCTCGAGCGCATATTCGACTTTTCCATCGACGCCCCAAGCAAGTGTCGTCAATAAGCCATGTTCGGATTCGACTGCTTTCTCACCGGTGTTCATCAGCATGAAGCATCCAGTTCCGTAAGTGTTTTTCGCCATGCCTTTTTCAAAGCACGCTTGGCCGAACAAGGCTGCCTGCTGGTCGCCAGCAATCCCTGCGATCGGTACTTCATGGCCAAAGAAATGATAATTGATGGTATGTGCATAAATTTCAGATGACTGGCGAACTTCCGGCAGCATGCTCTTCGGCACTGTCAGGATATCGAGCAGTTCATCGTCCCACTCAAGATCATGGATATTGTACATGAGCGTACGGGATGCGTTGCTGTAATCCGTGATATGCGTCGAACCGCCAGACAATCGGTAGACGAGCCATGTATCGATCGTCCCGAACATCAAATCGCCGTTATCCGCTTTTTCTCTTGCACCTTCGACATTGTCGAGAATCCATTTCACTTTCGTGCCTGAGAAGTACGCGTCGATCAAAAGGCCGGTCTTCTTGCGGAATGTATCGTTCAAACCCTGATCTTTCAACTCATTGCAGATGCCGTCCGTTTGGCGCGATTGCCAAACGATCGCTTTGTAGATCGGCTTGCCTGTATTGCGATCCCAGACAACCGTTGTTTCACGTTGGTTGGTGATACCGATGCCTGAAATTTCGGATGGGTCAACGTCTGTTTTGCGCAATACTTCTGCGATACACGCAAGAACGGATGTCCATATTTCATTGGCGTCATGCTCGACCCAACCCGGTTTCGGGAAAAATTGCTGGAATTCCTGTTGGCCTGTCCCGACTATCTCGCCGGCATGGTTCAGCAGGACCGCCCGTGAACTGGTTGTTCCTTGGTCGATCGATAAAATATATTTTTTACTCACTGGAATCTCCTCCGCTAACTTATGAAATGGTTTTTTCTCTTAATTGCTTGGCTTTCACTCGGCCATTTTTCAATTCTACACTGGCTGCCCCGATAAATACCAGGAAGAGCACTAAACTCAATGCAAAGAATGGCAAGCCGAAATCCCCTGTAAAGAAAGCTTTATAGAAAACCGCCCCATAAATACCGCCGAATGCAGGCCCCACAATCGGCACCCAAGCATAGCTCCAGTCCGATGGGCCTTTTCCTGGAATCGGCAACAAGGCGTGGGCGATACGCGGCCCCAAATCACGAGCAGGGTTGATTGCGTATCCTGTCGTGCCGCCGAGCGACATGCCGATCGCGATGATGAGCGCGCCGACGATCAATGGGTTCAAGCCTTCCGTGAAATCATTGGCTCCGATGAACAACAAGCCCATTACCAAAACGAAAGTCCCGATGATTTCACTGATCAAGTTGGAAAATGGACGGCGAATCGCTGGGATCGTTGCGAACACAGCAAGTTTCGATTCAGCTTCCTTTGTTCTATCCCAATGCGGAAGGTAGTTGAAGAAGACGATGACAGCACCGATAATGGCGCCGAGAATTTGTGCGGCAATATAAACCGGCACCTGCGACCATGGAAATTCACCGACAAACGCAAAGCCTAATGTGACTGCTGGATTCAAATGCGCCCCGGAAAAATTCCCTACCGCATAAACACCCATTGTTACCGCAAGCCCCCAAGCGATCGTGATGACGATCCATCCTGCGTTCTCCGCTTTTGAATCTTTTAAAACCACACCTGCTACAACACCCGCACCAAAAATGATGAGAATCATTGTACCGATCAATTCCGCTAAAAACATTGTCATTTTCCCTACACCCCTTTTTCAGATTTTTCGCTTTTATCAAACCTGCCGAATGACAAGGTACGCTTTCCAGCAGAATCTCCATGTATAATCAAGGACTAGCCACAAAAAAATCCGCACCGAACGAAGGCCCAATAAACTAGGCCTTGTCCGATGCGGATCTCTTTTCTCCTGCACGGTCCTTAACTTGTAAAATCAA includes these proteins:
- a CDS encoding glycerol-3-phosphate dehydrogenase/oxidase; its protein translation is MKFSSLKRTETYGQMKQEPLDVLIIGGGITGAGIALDAAARGVRAGVVEMQDFAAGTSSRSTKLVHGGLRYLKQFEVKMVAEVGKEREIVYENGPHVTTPEWMMLPFHKGGTFGPLSTNVGLRVYDYLAGVKRSERRQMFSREEALRREPLVKQDGLKGAGYYVEYKTDDARLTMEVMKKAVEKGALAMNYVKVKGFLYDNGKVVGVVAEDQLDGTIHEIFAKRIVNAAGPWVDTLREEDKSKKGKTLQLTKGIHLVFDQSRFPLKQAIYFDMPDGRMAFAIPRQGKVYVGTTDTVYKQDIAHPTMTTEDRDYVLEAVNFMFPDVAITAADIESSWAGLRPLIHEEGKDPSEISRKDEIFVSDSGLISIAGGKLTGYRKMGESIMDLVTKQLQEEYGTAFKKVSTKKMELSGGEVGGSKGFKAFKADRLKRAAEFGLTEDAMELLVNRYGANVDHVLRHYTDGLAEAAKHNLDPLVYAMLQYGIESEAVCKPVDFFIRRTGALYFDIHWVHAHKEAAADYMAGVFNWTAQQKTRYMEELEILLHEAVIPTPVSELSK
- a CDS encoding MIP/aquaporin family protein, translating into MTMFLAELIGTMILIIFGAGVVAGVVLKDSKAENAGWIVITIAWGLAVTMGVYAVGNFSGAHLNPAVTLGFAFVGEFPWSQVPVYIAAQILGAIIGAVIVFFNYLPHWDRTKEAESKLAVFATIPAIRRPFSNLISEIIGTFVLVMGLLFIGANDFTEGLNPLIVGALIIAIGMSLGGTTGYAINPARDLGPRIAHALLPIPGKGPSDWSYAWVPIVGPAFGGIYGAVFYKAFFTGDFGLPFFALSLVLFLVFIGAASVELKNGRVKAKQLREKTIS
- a CDS encoding divergent PAP2 family protein; amino-acid sequence: MRKMNRGMITSLGAIGIAQGLKIVTHKVVAGKWDWQQAFTTGGMPSSHSAGVSALAAYVASNKGARHTETALAVVFGAIVMYDAQGIRRHTGEIARLVNDLEDSFTKISGEFPSFEFVERDKELKELLGHQPIEVAAGAAFGTLLGIIAAKIENRERDLEQQKRLPYNGRMTRADYR
- the glpK gene encoding glycerol kinase GlpK yields the protein MSKKYILSIDQGTTSSRAVLLNHAGEIVGTGQQEFQQFFPKPGWVEHDANEIWTSVLACIAEVLRKTDVDPSEISGIGITNQRETTVVWDRNTGKPIYKAIVWQSRQTDGICNELKDQGLNDTFRKKTGLLIDAYFSGTKVKWILDNVEGAREKADNGDLMFGTIDTWLVYRLSGGSTHITDYSNASRTLMYNIHDLEWDDELLDILTVPKSMLPEVRQSSEIYAHTINYHFFGHEVPIAGIAGDQQAALFGQACFEKGMAKNTYGTGCFMLMNTGEKAVESEHGLLTTLAWGVDGKVEYALEGSIFVAGSAIQWLRDGLQVIETAPESEQFAQQVDSTDGVYMVPAFVGLGTPYWDTDARGAVFGLTRGTTKAHFIRATLEALAYQTKDVVDVMIEDAEIELKTLRVDGGAVGNDMLMQFQSDLLHVPVERPRIQETTALGAAYLAGLATGFWKDKDEIAAQWQLDKTYEPEMSDETSERLYTGWQNAVAATRTFKPVN
- a CDS encoding S8 family serine peptidase — protein: MKQTTTVLAAMTLALSLIGIGTTAQAQGPTDKPADRVIVKLREQAAMEGAAAAQKVATAKTGDGQIVTLEVPQGQSVESFMAELSKQGDVEYVEPDRRVELAAIPGDPFYAGYQYHHRLIGSESAWDKTTGKADVLVAIIDDGFDLLHPDLKGRIVSPFNIITGKPGSVSVEIHGTHVAGLIAGNMDNELFGVGVAPSTSIMPIDVFDGEDGFISDVAAGVYHAVDNGADIINMSLVAYSDTNVLREAVQYAHSKNVLVVAAAGNDGISSPYYPAAYQEVLSVASTDAADMRSGFSNFGKTIDIAAPGTGVFSIFPDQSFGGMDGTSMSTPIVSGAAALLKANEPKLSNTDVAGRLMLTAKDLGTAGKDVYYGYGRLNVDRALTLDASHWSDRLAGSSRYDTAVAISKAGWSSASTVIIATGTDFPDALAGGPLAYKENAPILLTKGDALHPAAAAEIRRLKPGKAILLGSNGALSATVEQQVGQLVNSVDRIGGKTRYETAALIAKKITSDRAVVSNGQNFPDVLSVSPYAAKNGIPILLTRTGTLPAETKAALAGKGSTIVTGGTSAVSNAVMAQLPGAKRYGGTSRYDTGKLINQGLPMGKQKAFIATGTNFPDALAGSVLAAKKDAPILLTAANSIPSPTKSLLPSYPAYSIFGSKGAITPDVKFEVDLQLK